A stretch of Lactuca sativa cultivar Salinas chromosome 6, Lsat_Salinas_v11, whole genome shotgun sequence DNA encodes these proteins:
- the LOC111887434 gene encoding protein CANDIDATE G-PROTEIN COUPLED RECEPTOR 7, with the protein MRILGKILIAVLLLVFISTAPTTAEIKSLKIRSDNRPMILFEKFGFTHTGYVSVAISSVSVTSSLAQPDPSRLGFFLLSEESLIQVLLELQQNPNFCVVDSKFISLLFTFRDLSPPPQSSFNKSYPVTYPNEYSLFFANCNPQSIVTMDVRTELYNTDDGTTKDYLSAGLTQLPSLYFIFSLIYLCFLGFWISICFKNQRSFHRIHLLMGGLLVMKALNLICAAEDKHYVKVTGTPHGWDVLFYIFQFIRVVLLFTVIVLIGTGWSFLKPFLQEKEKKVLMIVIPLQVLANVASIVIGETGPFIKDWVTWNQVFLLVDIICCCAIIFPIVWSIRSLRETSKTDGKAARNLAKLTLFRQFYIVVIGYLYFTRIVVFALKTIAAYKYQWVSNAAEEIASLVFYMVMFYMFRPVEKNEYFVLDDEDEEAAEMALRDEEFEL; encoded by the coding sequence ATGAGGATTTTAGGAAAAATTCTCATAGCTGTCTTACTCCTCGTCTTCATATCCACTGCACCAACTACGGCGGAGATCAAATCTCTGAAGATCCGATCCGACAACCGACCTATGATCCTCTTTGAGAAGTTCGGATTCACACACACAGGTTACGTCTCTGTCGCGATCTCCTCCGTTTCGGTCACCTCCTCCTTGGCACAACCTGATCCCTCACGTCTCGGTTTCTTCCTTCTATCGGAAGAATCGCTAATCCAAGTCCTCCTCGAACTTCAACAGAACCCTAATTTTTGTGTTGTGGATTCCAAATTCATTTCACTCCTCTTTACTTTCCGAGATCTCTCACCTCCTCCTCAGTCTTCATTCAACAAATCCTACCCTGTTACATATCCCAATGAGTACTCACTGTTCTTCGCCAATTGCAACCCCCAATCCATCGTGACTATGGACGTCCGCACTGAGCTCTACAACACCGATGATGGCACCACCAAAGACTATTTATCAGCCGGTCTAACGCAGCTCCCGTCTCTTTACTTCATTTTCTCCTTGATTTATCTatgttttctagggttttggatcTCCATATGCTTCAAGAACCAGCGATCGTTTCACAGGATTCATTTGCTGATGGGTGGGTTGCTTGTTATGAAAGCACTTAACTTGATCTGTGCTGCAGAAGATAAACATTATGTCAAGGTCACAGGTACTCCTCACGGATGGGATGTATTGTTCTATATATTCCAGTTCATCAGGGTTGTGCTTTTGTTCACTGTGATCGTGTTGATTGGAACCGGATGGTCTTTCTTGAAACCATTCTTGcaagaaaaggaaaaaaaggTTCTGATGATTGTGATCCCACTTCAGGTTTTGGCTAATGTAGCTTCTATAGTGATAGGAGAAACCGGACCTTTCATTAAAGATTGGGTTACTTGGAACCAAGTGTTCTTACTAGTAGACATCATATGTTGCTGTGCTATCATCTTCCCCATTGTTTGGTCGATTAGATCTTTGAGGGAAACATCTAAAACCGATGGAAAAGCTGCTAGGAATTTGGCAAAGTTGACTTTATTTAGACAATTCTACATAGTGGTTATCGGGTACTTGTACTTCACAAGGATTGTTGTTTTTGCACTGAAGACCATTGCAGCTTATAAGTACCAATGGGTATCAAATGCAGCTGAGGAAATCGCCAGTCTTGTGTTCTATATGGTGATGTTTTACATGTTCAGGCCAGTTGAGAAAAACGAGTACTTTGTTCTTGATGATGAGGATGAAGAAGCAGCTGAGATGGCTCTGCGAGATGAGGAGTTTGAGCTTTGA